The Bicyclus anynana chromosome 4, ilBicAnyn1.1, whole genome shotgun sequence genome window below encodes:
- the LOC112054244 gene encoding protein PRRC2C produces MSALSTPGGGGTTAQSKPTSGKQKFQKLDINSLYCANKNESSEPSLAKSQLSRKHGMQSLGKVPSARRPPANLPSLRTETGLDPNANSVSTVTATVSTPATCTSQTITTVSNSGAVAGTGSAGWVSLPPPSSPHFRTEFPSLEAAAQPSHRSSDHSVPQPQLRPQTEGSWTCGGTAGARPETTSSPVAAPACTPAAQQTPAYRAILPSFLMKGSSGTGIGLGTLSSLRDNRSNAGSASGNNNPPGRQAQRAPAAPRADKVLQARPILREEEISSLDDISRDAGWAQNDDIDYDQKLDFSDGESSTPTVKVGNKSNNRTSIDNERVDPKMQDPDEEQLWAERRQKQSNEVAQAVARARQRKEEEQRRQMRDSPAQPPKDIRDKLERNERDRMESRERDLDPREKDRMDNRDKDRSDMKDKDRNDFRDRDMRDKDRLDNRDRDRLDRFDNRDRDRERDKERLIDNKDRIRSDNRDRSDSEKDRDVRDRDRNDNRDRNDNRDRNDRERSDRDRFDRDRERNNDRDCRDRGDRGDRDRGDRDRDRDREFRDRDRDRDYQRDREQPNPFSKTFQQNIPPRFLKQQQNRQQDDQHKAWSFTNKPAPRRQEPPPYNGPRHNPSHNNNRRSYSRDYSDREDDVRRDRDGPGPQWRSEMQDYDRSGRDLDRSNSKDSYKEFNEYKDRRNESDKKALDAIDQSSRTAADKLTEVFERKSIGLAEPFASTDSSTQAPGPERRTTPPSHSVQPQRESFEKDLSKTSWAEVTQEEQSNTLPVKLSPEKDAPLKHIETQNNEPLTNKENPEVLTSQQMPPNMHVNLKTQNQTNNYHNNHIISNVQPISHTVPIQQSNIINPQVNIQIPISSTNQSQSSIFIDPHPIPKSILNQSPPKSIGSNEPLPNPSQIHKQPIQEPVSLATVKPTIAVQKSEKDLSESESIASKSSTDPSAISGNNLIESQSVETIQDSQKRPLDDKKNERYNVDQTNKIPMKEPVERKSSGSGSEKKGRGYGSGGYNVYGRGWGSRESRGRRSHRSSRSNNRASESDGSTDGNNVERKERRRAPRSPRGIKKDRPEDMNQAATEGLPITDGLENREPFAPRGQPSRRGRGGFQGASRPPAPAKRVTGYGPPNTKSPFSQANRAVKDHDEIKDDEKGNKSRTGSSSRKGRDRRTKGGPNSGEDENWETTSEHSESGGHHRSSGGRQSAQSLKVQSGSRNQNNRQNNNRGQQVPKKDGDSKNSDITEAISDLKISAKKDEVVDDGFQEVRNKKNSKETRAPTNVKDEKPPRSHSNQGNGRNGSSSRSSNDKSITRGSAPVPGKPSSQYDRPRQANLAPRFVKQRQKQQMGLIPSFGPDTGAAPPPPPVNAWDKPISQTLRGNVEEPPEVIDTKSSQSSQRSTPGDTPIEIKPVVTPCALVCDKTGVLDGATPPVETIIFENTNYKTAPPAEALKQKYQPSAATAKPQTEEIPPEMEARPMAFNGDMRDVRARPRSIQEIMAETGGRPVSEAEGSLGLQMSFDTSQKAEESDMKLDFAFDSDLGQLTEDKTAKTLGIPRGTHMSSSNTISAADLNFKIASVKKVWEMPAVVEGGEELQFSVMEETNTETGAPPNVCKVKPTQQLQSPPPSHYNHVSYQGGYGGLSVPSPPAVLFNSTQPMMNSTQQLPQQGNLYGTFLDQNRTQFGGFPGTPYGAGSAAPYNYQPPPDMFQSLPNQYRMGPAGSGAAFGQSAQLGNSPSTVLISSTTNTHMSTVKPSTQQIGAIGSKGAGVGGIGGGGVNTFQQQYLGYSGPEAQYSLTGLLPRPAPPATSYYSPYQPPTAPAPTYPLQFTQPAVQQSSAFSSQFLSSQLHAAAAAAVQQMQQQYRAPPLQTQYAPQPRPPPQQQLKSPLHEHANGFAPLCDSASPTPKGAPKPQKPPHSPPHKYHAPPPHQPHVQHPPPAHTPHQHQHHQQHPQHQQQMVVGGNNGRGNGGGGNGNAMNRSGMVAPRYPAPIQRPHAPALPMYRAPPAQQPPRSHHAPRPNHQLYYHHHQRNGGGGSDRVPEGVEVVASVEDVGDGAPAGEAPAPAEVKAE; encoded by the exons AACGAAAGCTCTGAACCATCCTTGGCAAAATCTCAGCTCAGCCGTAAACATGGAATGCAAAGTCTTGGAAAAGTACCTTCAGCTAGACGTCCACCTGCCAATCTTCCTTCTTTAAGAACTGAAACTGGTCTAGATCCTAACGCAAA TTCTGTCTCTACTGTAACTGCAACTGTATCTACTCCTGCAACATGCACATCTCAGACTATA ACAACAGTATCAAACAGTGGTGCGGTTGCGGGCACCGGCTCAGCAGGATGGGTGTCCCTGCCCCCTCCCTCCTCACCACACTTCCGCACAGAGTTCCCCTCGCTGGAGGCTGCAGCTCAACCATCACACCGTTCTTCAGATCATTCTGTACCCCAACCACAGCTCAGACCACaaa CGGAAGGCAGTTGGACGTGCGGTGGCACGGCCGGCGCTCGGCCAGAGACTACATCGTCACCCGTCGCCGCGCCCGCCTGCACGCCTGCCGCACAGCAAACACCCGCCTACCGCGCTATTCTGCCATCCTTC cTGATGAAAGGTAGCAGCGGCACCGGGATCGGCTTGGGAACATTAAGCTCACTTCGGGATAACAGAAGCAATGCCGGCAGTGCGAGCGGCAACAATAACCCGCCGGGCAGACAGGCGCAACGAGCGCCCGCCGCGCCCCGCGCCGACAAGGTGCTCCAGGCACGGCCCATCCTGCGCGAGGAGGAAATATCTTCTCTTGATGACATCTCTCGCGATGCAGGCTGGGCGCAAAACGATGACATTGATTACGA CCAAAAACTTGACTTCTCAGATGGTGAGTCATCTACGCCGACGGTAAAGGTCGGCAATAAAAGCAATAACCGGACCAGTATTGACAATGAGCGTGTGGATCCTAAAATGCAGGATCCTGACGAGGAGCAGCTATGGGCGGAACGCCGACAGAAACAGAGTAACGAAGTGGCACAAGCGGTCGCACGCGCGCGGCAGCGCAAGGAGGAGGAGCAGCGGCGGCAGATGCGGGACTCCCCCGCGCAGCCTCCGAAAGACATTCGTGATAAATTGGAGAGAAATGAACGCGATCGCATGGAAAGTCGTGAGCGAGACCTTGATCCGAGGGAAAAAGACCGAATGGATAATAGAGATAAAGATAGGTCAGACATGAAAGACAAAGATCGTAACGATTTCCGCGATAGAGACATGAGAGACAAGGATCGTTTAGACAATAGGGATCGCGATCGCTTAGACCGTTTTGACAACAGAGACAGAGATCGCGAACGTGATAAAGAGAGATTAATAGATAACAAAGATAGGATACGATCGGACAACAGAGATCGTTCTGACAGCGAAAAAGATAGAGATGTACGTGATAGAGACCGTAACGATAACAGAGACCGTAATGATAACAGAGACCGAAATGATAGAGAACGTTCCGATCGTGATAGATTTGATAGAGACAGAGAGCGCAATAATGACAGGGATTGTCGTGATAGAGGTGATAGAGGGGATAGGGACAGAGGCGACCGCGATCGCGATCGTGACCGAGAATTCAGAGATAGAGACCGTGATAGAGATTACCAACGCGATCGCGAACAACCAAACCCTTTTTCGAAAacatttcaacaaaatataCCTCCGCGGTTTTTGAAGCAACAACAAAACCGACAGCAAGACGACCAACACAAAGCGTGGTCTTTCACTAACAAACCGGCTCCACGACGCCAAGAACCGCCTCCGTATAATGGTCCTAGGCACAATCCGAGCCACAATAATAATCGCCGTTCATATTCCAG agaTTATTCAGATCGTGAAGATGATGTAAGGAGAGATAGGGATGGACCGGGCCCTCAGTGGAGATCAGAAATGCAGGATTATGATAGATCTGGCCGTGACTTGGATAGGTCTAACTCTAAAGATTCATACAAAGAATTTAACGAGTACAAGGACAGAAGAAATGAATCTGACAAAAAAGCCTTAGATGCGATTGACCAAAGTAGTAGAACTGCTGCAGATAAATTGACAGAAGTTTTTGAGAGGAAAAGTATAGGTCTGGCTGAACCGTTCGCATCTACTGATTCTTCTACGCAGGCTCCAGGTCCAGAGAGGCGAACAACGCCACCCTCACATTCTGTGCAACCGCAACGGGAATCTTTTGAAAAAGATTTAAGTAAGACCTCATGGGCTGAAGTTACACAGGAGGAGCAAAGCAACACACTTCCAGTAAAACTATCCCCAGAAAAAGATGCTCCTCTGAAACATATTGAAACCCAAAACAATGAACCCTTGACAAATAAAGAAAACCCAGAAGTACTAACCTCTCAACAAATGCCACCTAACATGCACGTAAATCTCAAAACACAAAATCAAACTAAcaattatcataataatcacATAATATCTAATGTTCAACCTATTTCTCATACTGTTCCAATTCAACAATCTAACATAATTAATCCTCAAGTTAATATTCAAATTCCTATTTCTTCTACTAATCAATCTCAATCATCAATATTTATTGATCCTCACCCTATTCCTAAGTCTATTCTAAATCAATCTCCTCCGAAATCTATTGGTTCAAATGAACCACTTCCTAATCCTTCTCAAATACATAAGCAACCAATTCAAGAACCAGTCTCTCTAGCTACAGTTAAACCAACTATTGCAGTTCAGAAGTCTGAAAAAGACTTATCAGAATCTGAATCAATTGCTTCAAAATCAAGCACTGACCCATCAGCAATATCAGGAAATAACTTAATTGAGTCTCAGTCTGTTGAGACTATTCAAGATTCTCAAAAAAGACCTTTGGACGATAAGAAAAATGAAAGGTACAATGTggatcaaacaaataaaatcccAATGAAAGAACCAGTTGAACGAAAGTCCAGTGGATCAGGATCTGAAAAGAAAGGCAGAGGATACGGTAGTGGAGGTTATAATGTTTATGGTAGAGGTTGGGGCTCAAGAGAATCTCGTGGAAGGCGGTCACATAGAAGCTCCCGATCTAATAATAGAGCGAGTGAATCTGACGGATCTACGGATGGTAACAATGTGGAGCGCAAAGAACGACGCAGAGCCCCGCGCAGTCCTCGTGGTATCAAGAAAGACAGACCTGAGGACATGAATCAGGCAGCTACTGAAGGTCTTCCAATCACAGATGGTTTAGAAAATAGAGAACCATTTGCGCCTCGAGGACAACCGTCTCGACGTGGACGAGGTGGATTCCAAGGCGCCAGTAGACCGCCAGCTCCGGCTAAGCGTGTGACTGGTTATGGACCACCTAATACAAAAAGTCCTTTCAGCCAAGCTAACAGGGCTGTAAAAGACCATGATGAAATTAAAGATGACGAGAAAGGTAATAAATCTCGTACTGGTTCGTCTTCCAGGAAAGGTCGCGACCGTCGCACAAAAGGTGGTCCTAATAGTGGGGAAGATGAAAATTGGGAAACCACATCAGAACATTCCGAAAGCGGCGGTCACCATCGCTCTAGTGGCGGAAGACAATCGGCACAATCTCTAAAGGTACAAAGTGGCAGTCGTAATCAGAACAACAGACAGAACAATAATCGCGGTCAACAAGTACCTAAAAAGGATGGAGATAGTAAAAATTCTGATATCACAGAGGCTATTAGTGATCTTAAGATATCTGCTAAAAAAGATGAAGTCGTTGATGATGGATTTCAAGAAGTTCGTAATAAGAAGAATTCTAAAGAAACTAGAGCACCTACTAATGTAAAGGATGAAAAGCCACCGAGGTCGCATTCGAATCAAGGCAACGGTAGAAATGGTTCCTCTTCCAGGAGTTCTAACGACAAATCTATCACTCGCGGATCAGCCCCAGTTCCTGGGAAACCAAGTTCTCAGTACGATCGCCCACGTCAAGCTAATTTGGCACCCAGATTTGTTAAGCAGCGCCAGAAGCAACAAATGGGATTGATCCCTAGCTTCGGTCCGGATACAGGCGCCGCTCCTCCGCCGCCACCGGTGAACGCATGGGACAAGCCTATTTCCCAGACTTTGCGAGGCAATGTTGAAGAACCTCCAGAAGTCATTGATACAAAGTCGAGCCAATCGAGCCAGCGAAGCACTCCCGGTGACACACCCATTGAGATTAAACCTGTTGTAACACCGTGCGCGCTAGTGTGCGACAAAACTGGAGTTCTAGATGGTGCAACTCCTCCTGTAGAAACTATTATATTTGAAAATACCAATTATAAAACTGCACCACCCGCCGAGGCTTTGAAACAGAAATATCAACCGAGTGCAGCAACTGCCAAACCTCAGACCGAGGAAATTCCACCAGAAATGGAAGCGCGCCCAATGGCGTTCAACGGTGATATGAGAGACGTCAGAGCGCGTCCTAGGTCAATACAGGAAATCATGGCCGAAACTGGCGGCAGACCGGTTTCAGAAGCGGAAGGTTCACTCGGGCTGCAAATGTCCTTTGACACATCTCAAAAAGCCGAAGAGTCTGACATGAAGCTCGATTTCGCCTTCGACTCTGATCTCGGCCAACTCACTGAGGACAAAACTGCGAAAACTCTTGGAATACCTCGCGGCACACACATGAGCTCTTCTAACACGATATCGGCGGCGGATCTCAATTTCAAAATCGCCAGTGTGAAGAAGGTCTGGGAAATGCCTGCGGTGGTGGAGGGTGGTGAGGAGTTGCAGTTTTCTGTCATGGAGGAAACCAATACGGAGACGGGTGCACCTCCTAACGTGTGTAAAGTGAAGCCTACGCAACAGTTGCAGTCACCACCGCCGTCGCACTACAACCACGTGAGCTACCAGGGTGGTTACGGCGGCTTATCAGTACCATCACCGCCTGCTGTTCTGTTCAACTCAACCCAACCTATGATGAATTCTACCCAACAACTTCCGCAGCAGGGTAACTTGTACGGCACCTTCTTGGACCAAAACCGTACGCAATTTGGCGGGTTTCCTGGAACACCATACGGCGCTGGATCCGCTGCTCCATACAATTACCAACCACCGCCCGACATGTTTCAAAGCCTACCAAATCAATACCGCATG GGTCCAGCAGGCAGCGGTGCAGCATTTGGGCAATCTGCTCAACTGGGAAACAGTCCCAGCACTGTTCTTATATCAAGTACTACAAACACACATATGTCTACTGTTAAACCTTCAACTCAACAAATTGGTGCTATTG gAAGCAAAGGCGCCGGTGTCGGCGGCATCGGTGGCGGCGGCGTGAACACGTTCCAGCAGCAATACCTGGGGTACTCGGGCCCCGAGGCGCAGTACTCGCTGACGGGGCTGCTGCCGaggcccgcgccgcccgccacgTCGTACTACTCGCCGTACCAGCCGCCCACCGCGCCCGCGCCCACCTACCCGCTGCAGTTCACGCAGCCGGCTGTGCAGCAGTCCAGCGCCTTCAGCTCGCAGTTCCTCTCGTCGCAACTGCACGCCGCAGCCGCCGCAGCGGTCCAGCAGATGCAG CAACAGTACCGCGCGCCGCCGCTGCAGACGCAGTACGCGCCGcagccgcgcccgccgccgcagCAGCAGCTCAAGAGCCCGCTGCACGAGCACGCCAACGGGTTCGCGCCGCTGTGCGACTCGGCCTCGCCCACGCCCAAGGGCGCGCCCAAGCCGCAGAAGCCGCCGCACTCGCCGCCGCACAAGTACcacgcgccgccgccgcacCAGCCGCACGTGCAGCACCCGCCGCCCGCGCACACGCCGCACCAGCATCAGCACCATCAGCAGCATCCGCAGCACCAGCAG CAAATGGTAGTCGGCGGCAACAATGGGCGTGGCAACGGAGGCGGCGGCAACGGCAACGCGATGAACCGCAGCGGCATGGTGGCGCCGCGCTACCCCGCGCCCATCCAGCGCCCGCACGCGCCGGCGCTGCCCATGtaccgcgcgccgcccgcgcagcAGCCGCCGCGCTCGCACCACGCGCCGCGCCCCAACCACCAGCTCTACTACCACCACCATCAGCGCA ATGGTGGCGGCGGTTCGGACCGAGTACCAGAAGGAGTAGAAGTGGTGGCCAGCGTCGAGGACGTGGGCGACGGCGCCCCCGCCGGCGaagcgcccgcgcccgccgagGTGAAGGCGGAGTGA